From Aphelocoma coerulescens isolate FSJ_1873_10779 chromosome 15, UR_Acoe_1.0, whole genome shotgun sequence, one genomic window encodes:
- the GLTP gene encoding glycolipid transfer protein, with translation MALLLEHEFKPLPADKQIETLPFLEAVAHLPPFFDCLGTPIVYSPVKADLTGNIRKIRAVYDSNPAKFKTLQNILEVEKELHGSAWPKTGATLALMWLKRGLKFILVLLQSISDGERDEEHPNLIRVNAMKAYEIALKKYHGWMLQKLFTGSVYALPYKSDLLKALEKGKEVKEEESIEKIHQFLTRVTPILDAIYEMYTKMNAELSYKA, from the exons ATGGCGCTGCTGCTGGAACACGAGTTCAAGCCGCTGCCGGCTGATAAGCAGATCGAGACTTTGCCCTTCCTGGAGGCCGTGGCGCACCTGCCGCCGTTCTTCG ATTGCCTGGGGACTCCCATCGTCTACTCGCCAGTCAAAGCAGACCTGACTGGAAATATCAGG AAAATCCGGGCGGTTTATGACTCCAACCCTGCCAAGTTCAAAACACTGCAGAACATCCTGGAGGTGGAGAAGGAGCTGCATGGCTCGGCCTGGCCCAAGACGGGCGCGACGCTGGCGCTGATGTGGTTGAAAAG GGGTCTGAAATTCATTCTGGTGTTGCTGCAGAGCATCTCAGATGGCGAGAGGGATGAGGAGCATCCCAACCTCATCCGAGTGAACGCCATGAAGGCTTACGAGATCGCACTGAAGAAATACCACGGCTGGATGCTGCAGAAGCTCTTCACG GGGTCAGTCTATGCTCTCCCCTACAAATCCGATTTGCTGAAGGCCTTGGAGAAGGGTAAAGAAGTCAAGGAAGAGGAAAGCATAGAAAAAATCCATCAGTTTCTCACAAGGGTCACTCCAATCCTGGATGCAATTTATGAGATGTACACGAAGATGAACGCTGAGCTGAGCTACAAAGCCTAA